The genomic segment ACGTGACCATCCGGCGAACGCCAGACTTTAGCGGCCGCACAGATATCAATTTTGTTTGAAAGGTCAACGCCAATCCATGAGGGATAGGTTTTAAGTTCGTGCTGCGGGGCGATAAACTCGCATTTTTCCCACTTCATCATGTCCATCCAGGCCGCCTCAGCGGTTACCCAGATATTCATGTGCTTGGTAAAAAAGTTAATCCTGGCCGAAACCTGCTCTTTAGCCTTTTTAGCCAGGCGGCGAAGGTCATCCCAGCGCTTACAGATACCCAGACCCGGATTCGCCTTCTGCCAGACTTTTTCATCAAAGGGATCGTCACCTTCATCTAAGGTGTAGATGATGGCAAAAAACGTATCGTCTTTAACCAGGCCGCGCAGGACCTTGATTGCGTAATCGCGTAGTTCGTAACAGATACCTTCTTTGTTGAAGCCGGCGGTGGTGATACCGAAAAGCAGGGATTGCAGGCGCGCGCCGGTGGCCGTCTCCAGTACGTCCCAGACGTCACGCGTTTTATGAGCATGCAGCTCGTCAACGATGGCGCAGTGGATGTTCAGGCCGTCGAGGTTGTTTGCATCTGATGATAATGGCTCGAATTTGGAGGCCGTTTGCTCCTGGTAGATAGCGAGCTTGTTGAATTCGAAGATCCGCCCAAGAGTGGCTTTCGCCTTCTTGACCATATTTTTCGCGTCTTCAAAAACAATTCGCGCCTGGTCACGGGTGGTTGCAGCGGAATAAACCTCCGCCCCGCCCTCGCCGTCAGCGCCAGCCATATAGAGCCCCACGCCGGAGCAAAGTGTTGATTTGGCATTTTTACGGGCCACCTCAACATCTGCTGTACGGAAACGCCGAACCATCACCGTCCGACCGCTGCCGTCGTTACGCAGGACGGTTTCCCCCGTCTCTTCGTTCACCAGCGGGATAACAAAGCCAAAAATATTAATCAGGATGAAAACATGCCAGTCCATCAGCTCAATAGGCTGGCCTGCCAGCGCACCTTTGACGTGAGGAACAAAATTATAGAAATTCAGAATGTGCTGCGCGCGCGGCTCACTGAAGAAAATACCGCGCTCTTCGCCGTGTGCCAGATCGTCAAGAAAACGCTGACAGGCAAGGCGCACATACTCACAGGCAATAATTTCTCCCGCCACCACCCTCTCGGCGTAGCGGATGCCTTCTGCAACCTTAGCCATTAATCCCTCGCTTTCATAAACTCGGCCAGCGGGTCAACCGCATCAGGACCTTTTGCATTCACTTTAGAGCGGCTGGCTGGCGTCATGCCGAACTCTCCGAGCATGGCGCGCAGACGTTTCCAGGCATCAGCTTTCATAATGGCCGCCGGGTGAGCTTTGATCATCACATCCCCGCTCTGCGTTTCGGTCCGGTAGGTGTACCCCTCAATTTCAAGCGTGTCGCAGTGGTGCCGGTATTCGGTATATGCCTCAACCAGCAACTCAAGGGCTCTGGCGTCCAGTTGGGACATCACACCGATAGCATCGAGCTCGTCGGCCATCCGCTTAAACCAGTATTTCCCCTGCTTGTCGAAATGCTTCGGCGTTGGGGGTACCCCTGCAGCGGGTTTTGGTTCGTTCTCATTGATTGGGCGTTTTGATGGGTTACCCCTCACCAAACGTAGATGGGTCGGGGTTTTCGGTGGTCCAGACATAATCGAAAACTCCTATTAATCATCTAATGGGGGACCCCTAAAAAAAGTTTTCTAACCTGCGGCGATGTGAAAAGAGGTTAGGCGGCGGTCCTTTGGCGCGTCGTTCCTGAACTTTCAACCCGCCCTCCCCCTCGGCTGACACAAATGAGAATCGATGTCATTTGAGTCTTTCGACCGCTGTCTTAGCCCTGTGGCAGGGCTTGCAGAGGCTTTCGAGGTTGGACAGGTCATCGGTCCCCCCATTTGCTTTGGCGGTGATGTGGTCCACCGTCTCAGCGGGTGTATACCTTCCATTTCGCAGGCATTCCTGACAAAGGTGTTTATCCCTGTCGAGAACGATTGGGCGCAGCCTGTCCCACTTACTGCCATAGCCGCGCTGGTGCCTGCTCTGTCCTCTCTGATGCTGCTGCCAGCCTTCGTTAAGGTGCTTGGGACAATAGCCTGAGCGGTCAGTGGTTGTGCCAGGACAACCACGCTTGCGGCAGGCTCTCGGTATTAACGCAGGCATCTGGCTAACCTCCACGCCCGGCGGCGTTCTGTTCGTGGTGCTGAGTCAGGGTGACGTTCAACCGGTTCACCATCTGCATGATCCACCAGCGAGTAGCATGGATAGACCACTGCGCCGCCATAAGCA from the Enterobacter sp. RHBSTW-00175 genome contains:
- a CDS encoding terminase large subunit; the encoded protein is MAKVAEGIRYAERVVAGEIIACEYVRLACQRFLDDLAHGEERGIFFSEPRAQHILNFYNFVPHVKGALAGQPIELMDWHVFILINIFGFVIPLVNEETGETVLRNDGSGRTVMVRRFRTADVEVARKNAKSTLCSGVGLYMAGADGEGGAEVYSAATTRDQARIVFEDAKNMVKKAKATLGRIFEFNKLAIYQEQTASKFEPLSSDANNLDGLNIHCAIVDELHAHKTRDVWDVLETATGARLQSLLFGITTAGFNKEGICYELRDYAIKVLRGLVKDDTFFAIIYTLDEGDDPFDEKVWQKANPGLGICKRWDDLRRLAKKAKEQVSARINFFTKHMNIWVTAEAAWMDMMKWEKCEFIAPQHELKTYPSWIGVDLSNKIDICAAAKVWRSPDGHVHADFKFWLPEGRLEKCSRQMAELYRKWSELDKLILTDGDVIDHAQIKEELQEWVAGESLKEIGFDPWSATQFSLALAEEGLPLVEVPQTVRNFSEAMKEVEALVYGGRFHHSDHPVMNWMMSNVTVKPDRNENIFPNKSTPEAKIDGPAALFTAMSRVLVNGGNDQQDLSGFFNNPIMVGF
- a CDS encoding phage terminase small subunit P27 family; amino-acid sequence: MSGPPKTPTHLRLVRGNPSKRPINENEPKPAAGVPPTPKHFDKQGKYWFKRMADELDAIGVMSQLDARALELLVEAYTEYRHHCDTLEIEGYTYRTETQSGDVMIKAHPAAIMKADAWKRLRAMLGEFGMTPASRSKVNAKGPDAVDPLAEFMKARD
- a CDS encoding HNH endonuclease; the protein is MPALIPRACRKRGCPGTTTDRSGYCPKHLNEGWQQHQRGQSRHQRGYGSKWDRLRPIVLDRDKHLCQECLRNGRYTPAETVDHITAKANGGTDDLSNLESLCKPCHRAKTAVERLK